A stretch of Ipomoea triloba cultivar NCNSP0323 chromosome 13, ASM357664v1 DNA encodes these proteins:
- the LOC116001574 gene encoding uncharacterized protein LOC116001574, with protein sequence MATQPFSPSRTMISQLQMTNVEEKIIIEQVKDTHNPNGGIDVDANCLLKFVKGIFNLNTVPREAMKDRLQLQEHIQKEISFVVLQLSFVIAFTCVSYDDSHSTAIYLLSLLSKYMWHAKGVMLLACFAIIRGKSKVSSQSCHWKGLSYNMASLRKSVNSLLSTENEIFLNDSIKSMFDLTELMVELRHSSSMFLANYWIARNVVAYAHLLILDLEPQNQMMTELSNVSAKIKEILASSLPLLEAKRAEENYQALLHAFDNSSNILDVLQLIFNVKNYEEKPILDRTSWPNRSMGLDEFEGDGVLLLISSGKHFPYFAYHAASTGVKMIWVPIMKGVDEHIQFPDSSRVYYRVLNPQKWIAPEFVRFLKNKCFSTSQVGGNPIVISLDKRGRLVHSNALHMLFTWRIQLTERRTMRSGDIIPSLENELRERTSGADRVIDDIDKQIHYFARVVRKKINDWVDDIEAKMKSSFRSYNYTREREQELWIKESWNLKLVVGWSGWYYEKMLNNWIDGDEKYIFLCGGNNIKRVLEFVLKVQEVRSKFQMNMKIAYVGRRGAIFREMRRGCDYNFDVYDFKRFWSRLYSVASSRIQYLNKVGLDEGSDEILQGLRKLLSYEDECTTIESWALLGKGKRIIGCDMGDKMLGVLNEYEKWNSNARANDFEQAFKDCYEMLNSSSSSSSHQHSCCALNYSSNLDQVSEVESCPQCDQNMHKVVTFSCCHGPANYLYYLSNKD encoded by the exons GTTCCTCGAGAAGCAATGAAAGACAGGTTACAGTTACAAGAACATATTCAAAAGGAgatttcatttgttgttttaCAACTCTCTTTTGTG ATAGCCTTCACTTGTGTAAGCTATGATGATAGTCACTCAACTGCCATTTATCTACTAAGCTTGTTGTCAAAGTATATGTGGCATGCTAAGGGAGTAATGTTACTCGCATGTTTTGCGATCATCCGAGGAAAATCTAAAGTTTCTTCACAATCATGTCATTGGAAAGGACTATCCTACAACATGGCTTCTCTAAGAAAAAGTGTAAACTCATTGCTATCcactgaaaatgaaatttttttgaatgacTCAATAAAGTCCATGTTTGATCTCACCGAGCTCATGGTTGAGCTTCGACATTCATCATCAATGTTTTTGGCAAACTACTGGATCGCAAGAAATGTTGTTGCCTATGCTCACCTTCTTATTTTGGACCTTGA GCCACAAAATCAGATGATGACAGAACTGTCCAACGTATCCGCCAAAATCAAAGAGATTCTGGCTTCCAGCCTCCCACTACTAG AGGCGAAAAGGGCGGAAGAAAATTATCAAGCGTTGTTACATGCGTttgataattcttcaaatattttGGACGTTCTTCAATTGATATTCAATGTCAAAAATTATGAAGAGAAGCCAATTTTGGACCGTACTAGTTGGCCAAAT CGTTCAATGGGATTAGATGAGTTTGAAGGGGATGGAGTGCTATTGCTAATATCATCTGGCAAACATTTCCCCTATTTTGCGTATCATGCGGCGTCCACAGGAGTAAAGATGATTTGGGTTCCAATTATGAAGGGTGTGGATGAGCATATACAATTCCCTGACAGTTCCCGTGTCTACTACCGTGTATTGAATCCACAAAAATGGATTGCACCAGAATTTGTAAGATTTCTTAAAAACAAGTGCTTCTCAACTTCTCAAGTTGGGGGTAACCCTATTGTCATTTCACTGGACAAACGAGGAAGATTGGTTCATTCTAATGCACTGCACATGCTATTCACATGGAGAATTCAACTTACTGAAAGGAGAACAATGAGATCAGGTGATATAATACCTTCATTAGAAAATGAGTTGAGGGAAAGGACTTCTGGTGCTGACCGTGTGATTGATGACATTGACAaacaaatacattattttgcGAGAGTGGTCCGCAAAAAGATCAATGATTGGGTGGACGACATCGAGGCGAAGATGAAAAGTTCG TTTCGTTCATACAATTACACGCGTGAAAGAGAACAAGAGCTTTGGATTAAAGAATCTTGGAATCTTAAGCTTGTAGTAGGATGGTCCGGCTGGTACTACGAAAAGATGCTAAACAATTGG ATTGATGGTGATGAAAAGTACATTTTCTTATGCGGAGGCAATAACATTAAACGAGTACTAGAATTTGTACTTAAGGTACAAGAAGTTCGTTCCAAATTCcaaatgaatatgaaaattgCATACGTTGGAAGAAGAGGAGCAATTTTTAGAGAGATGAGGAGAGGATGTGATTATAACTTTGACGTGTATGATTTTAAGCGCTTTTGGTCACGACTTTATAGTGTGGCCTCATCTAGgattcaatatttaaataaagtTGGACTTGATGAAGGAAGTGATGAAATTTTACAAGGACTCAGGAAATTATTATCTTATGAAGATGAATGCACAACAATTGAATCATGGGCTTTGTTGGGCAAAGGAAAAAGAATAATTGGATGTGATATGGGAGACAAAATGTTAGGAGTCTTGAATGAGTATGAGAAATGGAATAGCAATGCACGTGCCAATGATTTTGAACAAGCATTCAAGGATTGCTATGAGATGCTTAatagttcttcttcttcttcttcccatcaACACTCTTGTTGTGCTCTCAATTACTCATCTAATTTGGATCAAGTTTCAGAGGTTGAGTCCTGCCCTCAATGTGACCAGAACATGCATAAAGTTGTCACTTTCTCCTGTTGTCATGGTCCggctaattatttatattatctttCGAATAAAGACTAG